From Haloglomus litoreum, the proteins below share one genomic window:
- a CDS encoding lipoate--protein ligase family protein has product MRVVRGRAADVAEDRAITEHLVADAGETGEPAIRVWTPHRQVAFGRRDAREPGYDRAREAAADRGYAPYERETGGRAVAYTGHTVAFTRIEPVAELRTGIEERYDEAVSVVRAALADCGVDAERGEPPESFCPGAHSLSADGKLVGIAQRVGSDVARVGGIVVVRDHAAIAAVLAPVYDALGVPFDPGSVGSVARARGVDPERVDPTTVARTLEEHLVGTAATTVERVD; this is encoded by the coding sequence ATGCGAGTCGTGCGCGGACGCGCCGCCGATGTCGCGGAGGACCGGGCGATCACCGAGCATCTGGTGGCCGACGCCGGGGAGACCGGTGAGCCCGCCATCCGGGTCTGGACCCCGCATCGGCAGGTCGCCTTCGGCCGGCGCGACGCCCGCGAGCCGGGGTACGACCGGGCCCGCGAGGCCGCCGCCGACCGCGGCTACGCGCCGTACGAGCGCGAGACGGGCGGGCGCGCCGTCGCGTACACGGGCCACACGGTCGCGTTCACCCGTATCGAGCCGGTTGCCGAGCTGCGGACCGGCATCGAGGAACGCTACGACGAGGCCGTCTCGGTGGTCCGGGCGGCGCTGGCCGACTGCGGCGTCGACGCCGAGCGGGGCGAGCCCCCGGAGTCGTTCTGCCCGGGCGCGCACTCGCTGTCGGCCGACGGGAAGCTCGTGGGCATCGCCCAGCGGGTCGGGAGCGACGTCGCGCGCGTCGGTGGCATCGTCGTCGTCCGTGACCACGCGGCCATCGCCGCGGTGCTGGCGCCGGTCTACGACGCGCTGGGCGTCCCGTTCGATCCCGGGAGCGTCGGGAGCGTCGCGCGGGCCCGCGGCGTCGACCCGGAGCGCGTCGACCCGACCACGGTGGCCCGGACGCTGGAGGAGCACCTCGTCGGGACCGCCGCGACGACGGTCGAACGAGTGGATTGA
- a CDS encoding PAS domain S-box protein, protein MGTEGAGELELLVAAGERSFGRAVADGLEAARAGVTATLLDPSDDPVDQATANGADGIVVGSGIETPVAVVRQGTEPEQPVVLLAEADSGGTVDDALEAGVADVFPRTAVERQCARIVDRIATLGEGDPGVTEGADTTEKAAVDPSAAGTVTDEEPYREVFENVSDGLVVHEPDTGEIVDVNERFCEMNGYDRSELVGEDITLVTAPGEAYDEAAAQAKIEQARREGMQLFEWRNQRHDGETYPVEVHLAVVELDGYERVLASVRDITERKQRERELEEQRRLYETLVEQGPNGVMIVQDREIAFVNPGMVSLTGDDEADLLGQRFSELMTPEYRDLVEERYDQRAHGDGEDPPENYEIRIETAAGETRTIDLYVSRIRYRGAPATLATFNDITELRRREREARESERRLRLIAEHIDEVIYLSTADFSEILYINPAYEDIYGQPIEELSENPQSFVEAAHPDDRERYEADVAELVADIEAGDTRAVYEGEYRLAVDDEARWIRVARSPVANDEGVVDRIVGRVQDITERRRREREYEQIFNGVTDAIAIQDPGTAELLDANRTFVERLGYDDMETVLEKGNAGLSATDAGYTAERARELCQRVMETGEPETVEWAQETKGGDRLLIEATVTPAVIGGEDRIVSIQRDITEHRQLERRFRTIAERVDEIIYLANTDLTEVTYVNSAYADIYGRPAEELHEDPRAFIEAMHPEDREPYEAELEAMLADIEAGDPDDRYEFDFRIQRPDGEVRWLEAAGYPILDETDRPDQFVGVVTDVTERHEREQTLETFHEATRQLTAADSQVAACRRAVEAAEEVLGFPLVSVYRYDEERGALEPTALTTRLSELDVDPPSFGPGDSVPWQVFVEGEAVTQSEPTTSVYGPGVSDPDIVLPMGSHGVMLVGAPDEQFDAEHVELAQILAATLEAALNHVAGERELAEREAELRRQQERADRLERLNTIIRDIEQATVEQSSRAGIEEAVCERLVDVADHDFVWVAEPTVGDDGLVPRTSAGGPEGYVDGLTGVVGSTAEAGAGGHPAVAAYRADEARAVENVATDIATGAWRKHALGHGIQSVVAVPIRYETTTHGVLSVASTAPDAFDEATREVLADLGRSIGYAITVTEREQALESDGTTELELAVADEGLFMIRGATTADCRIDLERTIRRTGGSFSMFYAVEGADPATVVELADAAPSVATAQVVSADEAGTGGLVEVTAPTWFGSVFTEHGAVVREATAEPGDGTLVVEAPRGTDVRALVEGFQERYPDAELVAQRQRERTIRSLFELQDALETELTDRQWEALETAYSAGYFGWPRETSGQEVAELLGVSQPTFNKHLRIAEQSAFRMLLEREYPDADG, encoded by the coding sequence ATGGGAACGGAGGGTGCGGGGGAACTGGAGCTGCTTGTCGCAGCCGGGGAGCGGTCGTTCGGGCGGGCGGTAGCCGACGGACTCGAGGCCGCCCGGGCGGGGGTCACGGCGACACTCCTCGACCCCAGTGACGACCCCGTCGACCAGGCCACGGCGAACGGGGCCGACGGGATCGTGGTCGGGAGCGGCATCGAGACTCCGGTCGCGGTCGTGCGCCAGGGCACCGAGCCGGAGCAGCCGGTCGTCCTGCTGGCAGAGGCCGACAGCGGCGGGACCGTCGACGACGCGCTCGAAGCCGGCGTCGCCGACGTCTTCCCGCGGACGGCGGTCGAGCGCCAGTGTGCGCGCATCGTCGACCGCATCGCAACGCTCGGTGAGGGTGACCCGGGCGTAACCGAAGGGGCGGACACGACCGAGAAGGCTGCCGTCGACCCATCCGCGGCAGGCACGGTCACGGACGAGGAGCCGTACCGTGAGGTGTTCGAGAACGTCTCGGACGGGCTGGTCGTCCACGAGCCGGACACGGGCGAGATCGTCGATGTGAACGAGCGGTTCTGCGAGATGAACGGCTACGACCGGTCGGAGCTGGTCGGCGAGGACATCACCCTCGTGACGGCGCCCGGCGAGGCATACGACGAGGCGGCGGCCCAGGCGAAGATCGAGCAGGCCCGTCGGGAGGGCATGCAGCTGTTCGAGTGGCGCAACCAGCGCCACGACGGCGAGACCTACCCCGTCGAGGTCCACCTCGCCGTCGTGGAGCTGGACGGCTACGAGCGGGTACTCGCGAGCGTCCGCGACATCACGGAGCGCAAGCAACGCGAACGCGAACTCGAGGAGCAGCGGCGGCTGTACGAGACGCTCGTCGAGCAGGGCCCCAACGGCGTGATGATCGTCCAGGACAGAGAGATCGCCTTCGTCAACCCCGGGATGGTGTCGCTGACGGGGGACGACGAGGCGGACCTGCTGGGCCAGCGGTTCTCCGAACTCATGACTCCGGAGTACCGCGACCTAGTCGAGGAGCGCTACGACCAGCGCGCCCACGGGGATGGCGAGGACCCGCCGGAGAACTACGAGATACGGATCGAGACGGCGGCCGGCGAGACCCGAACCATCGACCTGTACGTCTCACGCATCCGATATCGGGGCGCACCAGCGACACTGGCGACGTTCAACGACATCACCGAGCTCCGGCGCCGGGAGCGCGAGGCACGGGAGAGCGAGCGCCGCCTCCGGCTCATCGCCGAGCACATCGACGAGGTGATCTACCTGTCGACGGCGGACTTCTCGGAGATCCTCTACATCAACCCGGCCTACGAGGATATCTACGGCCAGCCGATCGAGGAACTCTCCGAGAACCCACAGTCCTTTGTCGAGGCCGCCCACCCGGACGACCGGGAGCGCTACGAGGCCGACGTCGCCGAACTGGTCGCCGACATCGAGGCCGGGGACACGCGGGCGGTCTACGAGGGCGAGTACCGGCTCGCGGTCGACGACGAGGCTCGGTGGATCCGGGTCGCCCGTTCTCCCGTCGCGAACGACGAAGGGGTCGTCGACCGCATCGTCGGGCGGGTGCAGGACATCACCGAGCGCCGCCGTCGCGAGCGCGAGTACGAGCAGATCTTCAACGGCGTCACCGACGCCATCGCCATCCAGGACCCCGGGACGGCGGAACTGCTCGACGCCAACCGGACCTTCGTCGAGCGGCTGGGGTACGACGACATGGAGACGGTCCTCGAGAAGGGGAACGCCGGGCTCAGCGCCACCGACGCGGGCTACACCGCGGAGCGCGCCCGGGAGCTGTGTCAGCGGGTCATGGAGACCGGCGAGCCCGAGACCGTCGAGTGGGCCCAGGAGACGAAGGGCGGCGACCGGCTCCTGATCGAGGCGACGGTGACGCCCGCGGTCATCGGTGGAGAGGACCGGATCGTCTCGATCCAGCGCGACATCACCGAGCACCGCCAGCTCGAGCGCCGGTTCCGGACCATCGCCGAGCGGGTCGACGAGATCATCTACCTCGCCAACACCGACCTGACCGAGGTCACGTACGTCAACTCGGCGTACGCCGACATCTACGGGCGCCCGGCCGAGGAGCTCCACGAGGACCCCCGGGCGTTCATCGAGGCGATGCATCCCGAGGACCGCGAGCCGTACGAGGCGGAGCTGGAGGCGATGCTGGCCGACATCGAGGCCGGGGACCCCGACGACCGCTACGAGTTCGACTTCCGCATCCAGCGCCCGGACGGCGAGGTGCGCTGGCTGGAGGCGGCCGGCTACCCTATCCTCGACGAGACCGACCGGCCGGACCAGTTCGTCGGCGTCGTCACGGACGTCACCGAGCGCCACGAGCGCGAACAGACACTGGAGACGTTCCACGAGGCGACCCGGCAGCTCACGGCCGCCGACTCTCAGGTGGCGGCCTGCCGACGGGCCGTCGAGGCGGCCGAGGAGGTGCTGGGCTTCCCGCTCGTGTCGGTGTATCGCTACGACGAGGAGCGCGGCGCGCTCGAGCCGACTGCACTCACGACGCGCCTGTCGGAGCTGGACGTCGACCCCCCATCGTTCGGCCCGGGCGATTCCGTTCCGTGGCAGGTGTTCGTCGAGGGGGAGGCGGTCACCCAGTCCGAGCCGACGACCTCGGTCTACGGCCCCGGCGTCTCCGACCCGGACATCGTGCTCCCGATGGGCTCGCACGGGGTGATGCTCGTCGGCGCCCCCGACGAGCAGTTCGACGCCGAGCACGTGGAGCTCGCCCAGATACTGGCTGCGACCCTGGAGGCGGCGCTGAATCACGTCGCGGGCGAACGCGAGCTGGCCGAGCGAGAGGCCGAGCTCCGCCGCCAGCAGGAGCGCGCCGACCGGCTCGAACGGCTCAACACCATCATCAGGGACATCGAGCAAGCGACGGTCGAGCAGTCCTCCCGCGCCGGCATCGAGGAGGCCGTCTGCGAGCGCCTCGTCGACGTGGCCGACCACGACTTCGTCTGGGTCGCCGAACCGACCGTCGGTGACGACGGGCTCGTCCCCCGGACCAGCGCCGGCGGCCCCGAGGGGTACGTCGACGGGCTGACGGGCGTCGTCGGCTCGACGGCCGAGGCGGGCGCCGGCGGCCACCCGGCCGTCGCGGCCTACCGGGCCGACGAGGCACGCGCCGTCGAGAACGTCGCCACCGACATCGCGACCGGTGCGTGGCGGAAACACGCCCTCGGACACGGCATCCAGTCGGTCGTGGCCGTCCCGATCCGCTACGAGACCACGACCCACGGCGTGCTGTCGGTGGCGTCGACCGCTCCCGACGCCTTCGACGAGGCGACCCGGGAGGTGCTGGCGGATCTCGGTCGCTCCATCGGGTACGCCATCACCGTCACCGAGCGCGAGCAGGCGCTCGAGTCCGACGGGACCACCGAGCTGGAGCTCGCCGTGGCCGACGAGGGGCTGTTCATGATCCGCGGGGCGACGACGGCGGACTGCCGCATCGACCTCGAACGGACCATCCGCCGGACGGGCGGGTCGTTCTCGATGTTCTACGCCGTCGAGGGGGCAGACCCCGCGACGGTCGTCGAGCTGGCCGACGCCGCGCCGAGCGTCGCGACGGCACAGGTCGTCAGCGCCGACGAGGCGGGGACCGGCGGCCTCGTAGAGGTGACCGCCCCCACCTGGTTCGGCTCCGTGTTCACCGAGCACGGCGCAGTCGTCCGGGAGGCGACCGCCGAACCCGGCGACGGGACGCTGGTTGTCGAGGCACCCCGCGGGACGGACGTGCGGGCGCTCGTCGAGGGGTTCCAGGAGCGCTATCCGGACGCCGAACTCGTGGCACAGCGCCAGCGCGAGCGGACCATCCGGTCGCTGTTCGAACTGCAGGACGCCCTCGAGACGGAGCTGACCGACCGCCAGTGGGAGGCGCTGGAGACGGCGTACTCGGCGGGGTACTTCGGGTGGCCGCGCGAGACCAGCGGGCAGGAGGTGGCCGAACTGCTCGGCGTCTCCCAGCCCACGTTCAACAAGCACCTCCGCATCGCCGAGCAGTCGGCGTTCCGGATGCTCCTCGAGCGCGAGTACCCCGACGCCGACGGGTAG
- a CDS encoding FAD-dependent oxidoreductase: protein MATGSRVQVLVVGAGIGGLSLAGFLERAGMEPVVVDRAETLDTARGTVELPPGAVRLLGHLGVEAVVHDAGGVLTTWTRRHPDGTVVTRLDADDEFGLLAVEYTRLRRALRDRLSDDTVHTGTALRALDPGRGGVTVTFANGVREQFDVVVGADGVRSRTRAALGGSEPVFCGTTSLPLTLDTDPGVEFDGASEVWAPDGAVFRVLPVEDRLTGWLTVPATVPGQDWKATSPAELCPEIDWLLPAASRARAGDHCMDDFRVPADRLADGRVALLGDAAHARHRLAGVGPALALEDAAVLASELVGRDDPPAARLVDYAAQRGARLSRLGRPGDDGGSDSPLAGVESALADRHPTIPRTRGARLAAGFGPDPPTLPVGTALEDGALWSDGDG, encoded by the coding sequence GTGGCGACCGGGAGCAGGGTCCAGGTACTCGTCGTCGGGGCCGGCATCGGTGGCCTCTCGCTCGCGGGCTTCCTGGAGCGGGCCGGCATGGAGCCGGTCGTCGTCGACCGGGCCGAGACGCTTGACACGGCTCGTGGGACGGTCGAACTCCCACCCGGGGCCGTCCGGCTGCTGGGCCATCTCGGCGTCGAAGCGGTCGTCCACGACGCCGGAGGGGTCCTGACGACCTGGACGCGTCGGCACCCCGACGGAACGGTCGTGACGCGGCTCGACGCCGACGACGAGTTCGGCCTCCTCGCCGTCGAGTACACGCGGCTGCGGCGGGCGTTGCGCGACCGCCTCAGCGACGACACCGTCCACACAGGAACCGCGCTCCGGGCTCTCGACCCGGGGCGGGGCGGGGTGACGGTCACGTTCGCCAACGGCGTCCGGGAGCAGTTCGACGTCGTCGTCGGCGCCGACGGCGTCCGGTCGCGCACCCGGGCGGCACTCGGTGGCAGCGAGCCGGTGTTCTGTGGGACGACGAGCCTCCCACTCACGCTCGACACCGACCCCGGGGTCGAGTTCGACGGTGCGAGCGAGGTCTGGGCCCCCGACGGTGCGGTGTTCAGGGTCCTGCCGGTTGAGGACCGGCTGACGGGCTGGCTCACCGTCCCCGCGACCGTGCCTGGGCAGGACTGGAAGGCCACCTCGCCCGCCGAGCTGTGCCCCGAGATCGACTGGCTCCTCCCGGCCGCCAGCCGCGCCAGGGCCGGCGACCACTGCATGGACGACTTCCGCGTCCCCGCGGACCGCCTGGCCGACGGTCGGGTGGCCCTGCTCGGGGACGCGGCTCACGCCCGCCACCGCCTCGCCGGCGTGGGACCGGCACTCGCACTGGAGGACGCGGCGGTCCTGGCGTCGGAGCTGGTCGGTCGTGACGACCCGCCGGCGGCGCGGCTCGTCGACTACGCGGCCCAGCGAGGGGCGCGGCTCTCGCGGCTCGGGCGGCCGGGCGACGACGGCGGGAGCGACTCGCCGCTCGCGGGCGTCGAGTCGGCACTGGCCGACCGCCATCCGACGATACCCCGGACGCGCGGCGCCCGTCTCGCCGCGGGGTTCGGCCCCGACCCGCCGACACTGCCGGTCGGTACGGCACTCGAGGATGGGGCGCTCTGGAGCGATGGTGACGGTTGA
- a CDS encoding HAD family hydrolase, producing the protein MAVSFDLFGTLVRAERLDDPGAAIADELAARDVDVPADWDQAYRERHIDAPEGAEVPLPAHVAAALRSRGIEAPGNAARRAVVAAFDPDVERREGARRAVEAARERGPVGVCSNTSAPELARRTLLRADLGDAFDAVVTSVGCGWRKPDSRAFEALANRLGVDTAALVHVGDDPETDGGIEAAGGRFVDVAETTLGSFPAWLEAQDDGVTGR; encoded by the coding sequence GTGGCAGTCTCGTTCGACCTGTTCGGCACCCTCGTCCGGGCCGAGCGCCTCGACGACCCGGGTGCAGCCATCGCCGACGAACTCGCGGCCCGCGACGTGGACGTTCCCGCGGACTGGGACCAGGCCTACCGCGAGCGGCACATCGACGCCCCCGAGGGCGCGGAGGTCCCGCTCCCGGCACACGTGGCCGCCGCCCTCCGGAGCCGCGGGATCGAGGCCCCCGGGAACGCCGCCCGGCGCGCCGTGGTCGCCGCCTTCGACCCCGACGTGGAGCGCCGCGAGGGCGCCCGCCGCGCCGTCGAGGCCGCGCGCGAGCGGGGCCCGGTCGGCGTCTGCTCGAACACGAGCGCGCCGGAACTCGCCCGGCGGACGCTCCTCCGGGCCGACCTCGGCGACGCGTTCGACGCCGTCGTGACCAGCGTCGGCTGTGGCTGGCGCAAACCCGACTCCCGGGCGTTCGAGGCGCTGGCGAACCGGCTCGGCGTCGACACCGCGGCGCTGGTCCACGTCGGCGACGACCCCGAGACCGACGGCGGCATCGAGGCCGCCGGCGGCCGGTTCGTCGACGTGGCCGAGACGACGCTCGGCTCGTTCCCGGCCTGGCTGGAGGCCCAGGACGACGGGGTGACCGGGCGGTGA
- a CDS encoding SMP-30/gluconolactonase/LRE family protein: MLGPLRRHPLATGGLLLGAVVAAGTLADSRLDPVGWHPPDPPAMTGALEPDHALADADRVLTADGPEDTAFDAEGRCYTGADDGVVYRTVEPVDGRTDCPLEPFARVGGRPLGLVFDDGIDEGAEGSDLIVAAEDAGLVRVSPDGNVETLTDSAAGQHTQFADDLYVHDGVVYVTDATVHEIFQDELFELQDTGRLLGYDLETGETTVELTGLGFANGVAPGPDGESLLVNETSRYRIRRYWVEGDRAGEDEVFVDNLPGYPDNVDVASEGGYWVAIPSMRDESLEALQRRPWVKRQLGKLPEAVLQQVSGDPYGLVLRVDESGEVVDSLHDPAGGVFGVTSATEYDGALYLGSLFNDYVYRKELDGE; this comes from the coding sequence ATGCTCGGACCACTCCGCCGGCACCCGCTCGCGACGGGCGGCCTCCTGCTCGGCGCCGTCGTCGCCGCAGGGACGCTCGCCGACTCGCGCCTCGACCCCGTCGGGTGGCACCCGCCCGACCCGCCCGCGATGACGGGCGCGCTTGAACCGGACCACGCGCTGGCCGACGCCGACCGCGTCCTCACCGCCGACGGGCCGGAGGACACCGCGTTCGACGCCGAGGGCCGCTGCTACACCGGCGCCGACGACGGCGTCGTCTACCGGACCGTCGAGCCCGTCGACGGGCGGACGGACTGCCCGCTCGAGCCGTTCGCCCGCGTCGGCGGCCGGCCGCTCGGGCTGGTCTTCGATGACGGCATCGACGAGGGCGCGGAGGGCTCGGACCTCATCGTCGCCGCGGAGGACGCCGGCCTCGTCCGGGTCTCGCCCGACGGCAACGTGGAGACGCTGACCGACAGCGCCGCCGGCCAGCACACCCAGTTCGCCGACGACCTCTACGTCCACGACGGCGTCGTCTACGTCACGGACGCGACGGTCCACGAGATCTTCCAGGACGAGCTGTTCGAGCTGCAGGACACCGGCCGCCTGCTGGGCTACGATCTGGAGACGGGCGAGACGACGGTCGAGCTGACGGGGCTGGGCTTCGCCAACGGCGTCGCGCCGGGCCCGGACGGCGAGTCGCTGCTGGTCAACGAGACCTCGCGCTACCGCATCCGCCGGTACTGGGTCGAGGGGGACCGCGCCGGCGAGGACGAGGTCTTCGTCGACAACCTCCCCGGCTATCCGGACAACGTCGACGTGGCGAGCGAGGGCGGCTACTGGGTCGCCATCCCGTCGATGCGCGACGAGTCGCTGGAGGCGCTCCAGCGCCGGCCGTGGGTGAAACGACAGCTCGGCAAGCTACCCGAGGCGGTCCTCCAGCAGGTCAGCGGTGACCCGTACGGGCTCGTCCTCCGCGTCGACGAGTCCGGCGAGGTCGTCGACTCGCTCCACGACCCCGCGGGCGGCGTCTTCGGCGTCACCTCCGCGACGGAGTACGATGGCGCCCTCTACCTGGGCTCGCTGTTCAACGACTACGTCTACCGCAAGGAGCTGGACGGGGAGTAG
- a CDS encoding CobD/CbiB family cobalamin biosynthesis protein — protein MSRRAATAVLVAALLDRLLAEPPDPHPVALFGRVVAPLDRAWSRPRAAGAAIAALLPALAAATVGGLVAAVERRHPGLGVLAAAGALFTATSHRLLVETAGDVVATSERDLDAARADLLALAGRDASDLSAGEVRSAAVESAAENLADGLVAPLAGFCLGALVSLPAAAAGAAWVKAVNTLDSMLGYPEKRHGTASARLDDAVAWLPARASAGLLALAAGDVDAPARARAWLDAVPSPNSGWPMGAIAAALGTRLEKPGVYVLPGGDALPDGATARRGVRLVARAGWLAWAGAAGLAWLVGRTRRTFREGP, from the coding sequence GTGAGCCGGCGCGCGGCGACCGCGGTGCTGGTGGCCGCGCTGCTGGACCGGCTCCTCGCGGAGCCGCCGGACCCGCATCCGGTGGCGCTGTTCGGCCGGGTTGTCGCGCCGCTGGACCGGGCGTGGTCGCGGCCCCGAGCGGCCGGCGCGGCCATCGCGGCGCTGCTGCCGGCACTGGCGGCTGCGACGGTCGGCGGACTGGTCGCGGCCGTCGAACGGCGGCATCCCGGCCTCGGCGTCCTCGCCGCGGCGGGCGCGCTGTTCACGGCCACGAGCCACCGGCTGCTCGTGGAGACGGCCGGCGACGTGGTGGCGACGAGCGAGCGCGACCTCGACGCGGCGCGCGCGGACCTGCTGGCGCTGGCCGGGCGGGACGCGAGCGACCTCTCGGCCGGCGAGGTCCGGAGCGCGGCGGTGGAATCGGCCGCCGAGAACCTCGCGGACGGGCTGGTCGCGCCGCTGGCCGGCTTCTGCCTGGGTGCGCTCGTCTCGCTCCCCGCCGCGGCCGCGGGCGCCGCCTGGGTCAAGGCCGTCAACACGCTGGATTCGATGCTGGGCTATCCCGAGAAGCGCCACGGAACCGCCAGTGCCCGGCTGGACGACGCCGTCGCGTGGCTGCCCGCTCGCGCGAGTGCGGGACTGCTCGCGCTCGCCGCGGGCGACGTGGACGCCCCCGCCCGGGCCCGGGCGTGGCTCGACGCCGTGCCGTCACCCAACTCCGGCTGGCCGATGGGCGCCATCGCCGCCGCGCTCGGGACGCGGCTGGAGAAGCCCGGCGTCTACGTCCTCCCCGGTGGCGACGCGCTCCCCGACGGCGCGACCGCGCGCCGCGGCGTCCGGCTCGTCGCGCGGGCCGGCTGGCTCGCGTGGGCCGGGGCGGCGGGGCTGGCATGGCTCGTCGGCCGGACCCGTCGCACGTTCAGGGAGGGACCGTGA
- a CDS encoding ArsR/SmtB family transcription factor: MAPQSAFPHREAVEREEVSSEAVSLDDAGDVVNALTSETARKLVDRIYTEPGTTSELADDVGTSLQNAQYHLERLEDAGVVEVVGTWYSKRGNDMDVYGPSSEPLVIVAGPLDGEAVVEEAAAESTAGEDQSPVTAGSGPAPEGGPDPALRDRP, encoded by the coding sequence ATGGCGCCCCAGTCCGCCTTCCCGCACCGCGAGGCGGTCGAACGGGAGGAGGTCTCGTCAGAGGCCGTCTCGCTGGACGACGCCGGCGACGTGGTCAACGCCCTCACGAGCGAGACCGCCCGGAAGCTGGTAGACCGCATCTACACCGAGCCGGGGACGACCTCCGAGCTCGCCGACGACGTCGGCACCTCCCTGCAGAACGCACAGTACCACCTCGAACGGCTCGAAGACGCCGGTGTCGTCGAGGTGGTCGGCACGTGGTACTCCAAGCGTGGAAACGACATGGACGTGTACGGCCCGAGCAGCGAACCGCTGGTCATCGTCGCCGGCCCGCTTGACGGCGAGGCCGTCGTCGAGGAGGCGGCGGCCGAGTCCACCGCCGGCGAGGACCAGTCACCCGTCACTGCCGGTTCCGGCCCTGCCCCCGAGGGTGGTCCGGACCCGGCACTCCGCGACCGTCCCTGA
- a CDS encoding adenosylcobinamide-GDP ribazoletransferase, whose product MPPTRVRLRQAVRGALGFLTRLPVSHEGRAWVAFQGTPLAFPVVGYVVGILAALPLLAFLAVGAPAPVAAAATLATLYLVTGINHLDGLADCGDAAAVHTVERRREVLKDTTTGVGALAAVGIGLAGTALGLLAVAELGGRGAGGPLLRGGTLAAPLRAAGLVVAAEVGAKLGMAAVACLGTAITDGFGAAFTGRATPGLLVGPVVVALPAALLTGLSPAAPVALLAAFATALLVVRWARARLDGVNGDVFGAANELARLAALHAGAVAWVLA is encoded by the coding sequence ATGCCACCAACCCGCGTGCGGCTCCGGCAGGCGGTCCGGGGCGCGCTGGGCTTCCTCACGCGGCTGCCGGTCTCGCACGAGGGCCGCGCGTGGGTCGCGTTCCAGGGGACGCCGCTGGCGTTCCCGGTCGTGGGCTACGTGGTCGGCATCCTGGCGGCGCTCCCGCTGCTCGCGTTCCTCGCCGTCGGCGCGCCCGCGCCCGTCGCGGCCGCGGCGACGCTCGCGACGCTCTACCTCGTGACGGGCATCAACCACCTCGACGGGCTGGCCGACTGTGGGGACGCGGCCGCCGTCCACACGGTCGAGCGCCGGCGCGAGGTGCTGAAGGACACGACCACCGGCGTCGGCGCGCTCGCCGCCGTCGGCATCGGCCTCGCCGGCACGGCGCTGGGGCTGCTGGCCGTGGCGGAACTCGGCGGGCGCGGGGCCGGCGGGCCGCTCCTCCGGGGCGGCACGCTCGCGGCGCCGCTCCGGGCCGCGGGGCTCGTGGTCGCCGCGGAGGTCGGCGCCAAACTCGGGATGGCCGCCGTCGCCTGCCTCGGGACCGCCATCACGGACGGCTTCGGGGCCGCGTTCACCGGCCGCGCGACGCCCGGTCTCCTGGTCGGCCCGGTCGTCGTTGCACTCCCGGCCGCGCTGCTGACGGGCCTCTCGCCGGCGGCGCCGGTGGCGCTGCTGGCGGCGTTCGCCACCGCGCTGCTCGTCGTGCGCTGGGCCCGGGCGCGCCTCGACGGCGTGAACGGCGACGTGTTCGGGGCCGCGAACGAACTGGCCCGCCTGGCCGCGCTCCACGCGGGCGCCGTCGCGTGGGTGCTGGCGTGA
- a CDS encoding DUF7562 family protein, whose product MSRWRRFPSTSHTTVDCIACGETVARSDAREYDRHGDRWNREDKRFEYLCKPCHDDLCHFPRDGLETTLIEAGAGEVDRDAFLRSFCHLDGREAGTASDE is encoded by the coding sequence ATGTCCCGCTGGCGACGCTTCCCCTCCACCTCGCACACGACGGTCGACTGCATCGCCTGTGGCGAGACCGTGGCCCGGTCCGACGCGCGCGAGTACGACCGGCACGGCGACAGATGGAACCGCGAGGACAAGCGGTTCGAGTACCTCTGCAAGCCGTGCCACGACGACCTGTGTCACTTCCCACGCGACGGGCTCGAGACGACGCTGATCGAGGCCGGCGCCGGCGAGGTCGACCGCGACGCCTTCCTCCGGTCGTTCTGCCACCTCGACGGGCGGGAGGCTGGTACCGCCTCCGACGAGTGA